One window of the Actinomyces procaprae genome contains the following:
- the fmt gene encoding methionyl-tRNA formyltransferase, giving the protein MRVLFAGTPETALPVLRALTSAPEHEVVGVLTRADARRGRGRTLHPSPVAAVARAAGLDVRTPATLRDQDAQDWIRGLQADVAVVVAYGRLVPAELLDVPAYGWINLHFSLLPAWRGAAPVQRALIAGNRVTGASVFRLEEGLDTGPVYARITEQIRPDDTAGDLLGRLADAGAPLLLEVLADLEAGSASPQPQDDRQATHAPVLTSADGLVDWHETAAAVDRRIRGVTPAPGAHTTYRGTRLRLGPVTPVPGADDLAPGALRATKHEVRVGTGRGAVRLGRVAPAGKSWMDADAWARGARPAADTVLGTAQQAAPVQAEQDANE; this is encoded by the coding sequence ATGCGTGTTCTCTTCGCCGGCACCCCCGAGACGGCCCTTCCCGTGCTGCGAGCACTGACCAGTGCGCCCGAGCATGAGGTGGTGGGCGTACTCACCCGCGCCGACGCCCGGCGCGGGCGCGGGCGCACCCTGCACCCCTCGCCGGTGGCGGCGGTGGCCCGCGCCGCTGGCCTCGACGTACGCACGCCCGCCACCCTGCGCGATCAGGACGCCCAGGACTGGATTCGCGGGCTGCAGGCCGACGTGGCCGTCGTCGTCGCCTACGGTCGCCTTGTTCCCGCCGAGCTGCTCGACGTCCCCGCGTACGGCTGGATCAACCTGCACTTCTCCCTACTGCCCGCCTGGCGTGGCGCCGCCCCCGTGCAACGCGCCCTGATCGCTGGGAACCGGGTCACCGGGGCCAGCGTGTTCAGGCTCGAGGAGGGGCTGGACACCGGTCCCGTCTACGCACGCATCACCGAGCAGATCCGCCCCGATGACACCGCCGGGGACCTACTGGGGCGCTTGGCCGACGCCGGTGCGCCCCTGCTGCTCGAGGTCCTGGCGGACCTGGAGGCCGGCAGCGCGAGCCCGCAGCCACAGGATGACCGGCAGGCCACCCATGCGCCCGTGCTGACCTCCGCGGACGGGCTCGTCGACTGGCACGAGACCGCGGCCGCCGTCGACCGCCGCATCCGTGGCGTGACCCCGGCGCCGGGCGCGCACACCACCTACCGGGGCACCCGGCTGCGCCTGGGCCCGGTGACCCCCGTCCCGGGTGCCGACGACCTCGCCCCCGGCGCCTTACGCGCCACCAAGCACGAGGTCCGCGTCGGCACTGGTAGGGGCGCGGTCCGACTGGGGCGGGTGGCGCCCGCCGGCAAGAGCTGGATGGACGCCGACGCCTG
- a CDS encoding HAD family hydrolase produces MSALPSASAGAVPGGIDAVVFDYGNVIHTWEAVGAVAGRVPLQDWQEFVEAGEFARYNAMLDAGAGVEQVLEALTAAHPERPGWPRIMRTYWDHFIDTKTGPVPGTAAVIEALDDAGVPLYALTNFNDVLFARTHHLSPVLERFRGVVVSGQEHLSKPDPAIYHLLLDRYGLCAGRTLFVDDSPGNVAGARAVGMRAHRFTGAAMLRAVLIEQGLLPAPLD; encoded by the coding sequence ATGAGTGCCCTCCCGTCCGCCAGTGCAGGTGCCGTCCCCGGCGGCATCGACGCCGTCGTCTTCGACTACGGCAACGTGATCCACACCTGGGAGGCGGTAGGCGCCGTCGCCGGGCGGGTCCCCCTTCAGGACTGGCAGGAGTTCGTGGAGGCGGGGGAGTTTGCCCGGTACAACGCCATGCTGGACGCCGGCGCCGGAGTGGAGCAGGTTCTTGAGGCACTCACCGCCGCGCATCCGGAACGGCCCGGCTGGCCCCGGATCATGCGCACCTACTGGGACCACTTCATCGACACCAAGACCGGTCCCGTGCCCGGAACGGCAGCCGTCATCGAGGCGCTGGACGACGCCGGTGTGCCGCTGTACGCCCTGACCAACTTCAACGACGTGCTGTTCGCCAGGACCCACCACCTCTCACCTGTGCTGGAGCGCTTCCGCGGTGTCGTCGTCTCCGGGCAGGAGCACCTGAGCAAACCCGACCCCGCCATCTACCACCTGCTGCTGGACCGCTACGGGCTGTGCGCAGGCCGCACACTGTTCGTCGACGACTCGCCCGGTAACGTGGCCGGCGCCCGGGCGGTCGGCATGCGCGCCCACCGCTTCACCGGTGCCGCCATGCTGCGTGCCGTCCTGATCGAGCAGGGCCTGCTGCCCGCGCCCCTAGACTGA
- a CDS encoding primosomal protein N', with translation MEPAAASGGAPEQGALLDAPATAARRVTAGGVLHPVARVLLETAVPHLDRTFDYLVPPELDVAAAVGTRVVVRFGRQDLHGWIWERADTTTHPGRLAAIRRVVSDLPVLTADTMRLVEAVAARTAGVRSDVIRLAVPARHATTEREERDRPGSALPHWRAPGPEPWAAYDGGPDFLERLTAGQAPRRVWTALPGRPGLVARWTTLLADAAQATLAGGRGVLVLVATTERAEAVAASLGTALDGEGVVVLSAEHGPSRRYRAFLRALSGRARVVVGTRGAAFAPVASLGLAVIWDDSDDRLDEPHAPYVHARTVLALRSALSGAGLLIGGYTRSVEAQAYVEQGWATDLRAPRDTVRAATARVQVPGLPELEAEGPSGAARIPSLAHRAVREALKHGPVLVQVPRGGYAPLVACARCRAVARCTNCSGPLALGRDGAVTCRWCARTATNWTCPECGGRGLRMVHVGTTRTAEELGRAFPGVPVVTSGAREDHGVIASVDSRPRLVIATPGAEPVADGGYATVLLLDGAAVSARAELGASSQALRNWSNAAVLAHSGARVLLLGGPHPVAAQALVRWDHAGFARRELEERAELHLPPAWRAARVDGPRARLEDLFDRARANGFEALGPVAAPRRGDGTGAPQAQSAAPGAGDARGLIRAPLSRGRELAAFLRLQVREASVRREDPVRVELDPTVLW, from the coding sequence ATGGAGCCGGCTGCCGCCTCAGGGGGAGCGCCGGAACAGGGCGCGCTCCTGGACGCCCCCGCCACGGCGGCAAGGCGCGTCACCGCCGGCGGGGTACTGCACCCCGTGGCGCGCGTACTGCTGGAGACCGCCGTTCCGCACCTGGACCGGACCTTCGACTACCTGGTGCCGCCCGAGCTCGACGTCGCCGCCGCCGTGGGCACCCGTGTGGTCGTCCGCTTCGGGCGGCAGGACCTGCACGGTTGGATCTGGGAGCGGGCGGATACCACCACCCACCCCGGCAGGCTGGCGGCGATCCGCCGGGTCGTATCCGACCTGCCGGTACTGACCGCGGACACCATGCGCCTGGTGGAGGCAGTGGCCGCCCGTACCGCCGGGGTGCGCTCCGACGTCATCCGCCTGGCCGTGCCCGCTCGGCACGCCACCACCGAGCGTGAGGAGCGGGACCGGCCCGGCTCCGCCCTGCCGCACTGGCGCGCCCCGGGACCGGAGCCGTGGGCGGCTTACGACGGCGGCCCCGACTTCCTGGAACGGCTCACCGCCGGGCAGGCGCCGCGGCGGGTGTGGACCGCGCTGCCCGGACGTCCCGGCCTGGTGGCGCGCTGGACCACGCTACTGGCCGACGCCGCCCAGGCCACCCTGGCCGGGGGCCGGGGCGTACTCGTGCTCGTCGCCACCACCGAGCGGGCCGAGGCGGTCGCTGCCTCCCTCGGCACCGCCCTGGACGGGGAGGGCGTCGTCGTCCTGTCCGCCGAGCATGGCCCCTCCCGCCGGTACCGGGCGTTCCTGCGGGCCCTGAGCGGCCGCGCCCGCGTCGTGGTGGGTACGCGCGGGGCCGCATTCGCGCCGGTCGCGAGCCTGGGCCTGGCAGTCATCTGGGACGACAGCGACGACCGGCTCGACGAGCCCCACGCCCCCTACGTCCACGCCCGCACCGTGCTGGCACTGCGCTCCGCACTGTCCGGGGCGGGCCTCCTCATCGGCGGCTACACCCGGTCGGTGGAGGCCCAGGCGTATGTGGAGCAGGGCTGGGCGACCGACCTGCGCGCGCCCCGCGATACGGTGCGCGCCGCGACGGCACGAGTGCAGGTCCCCGGTCTGCCCGAGCTCGAGGCGGAGGGACCCTCCGGTGCCGCACGCATCCCCTCACTGGCCCACCGCGCGGTGCGCGAGGCGCTCAAGCACGGCCCTGTCCTGGTGCAGGTGCCCCGCGGCGGCTATGCCCCGTTGGTGGCCTGCGCCCGCTGCCGCGCCGTCGCCCGCTGCACGAACTGCTCCGGCCCACTGGCCCTGGGTCGGGACGGCGCGGTCACCTGCCGTTGGTGCGCACGCACCGCAACGAACTGGACGTGCCCGGAGTGCGGCGGCCGGGGACTGCGCATGGTCCATGTGGGCACCACCCGCACCGCCGAGGAGCTGGGACGCGCATTCCCCGGGGTCCCCGTGGTCACCTCCGGCGCCCGGGAGGACCACGGGGTCATTGCCTCCGTGGACTCCCGCCCCCGGCTGGTGATCGCCACGCCAGGGGCCGAGCCGGTCGCCGACGGCGGCTACGCCACGGTGCTGCTGCTGGACGGGGCGGCCGTGTCCGCACGCGCCGAGCTGGGCGCCTCCAGTCAGGCACTGCGAAATTGGTCCAATGCGGCAGTCCTCGCCCACTCCGGCGCGAGGGTGCTGCTCCTGGGTGGCCCCCACCCGGTGGCGGCGCAGGCGCTGGTCCGCTGGGACCATGCCGGATTCGCCCGCCGCGAGCTGGAGGAGCGGGCCGAGCTGCACCTGCCTCCCGCATGGCGCGCCGCCCGCGTCGACGGGCCGCGCGCCCGCCTGGAGGACCTGTTCGACAGGGCACGGGCGAACGGCTTCGAGGCACTCGGTCCCGTCGCCGCGCCCCGCCGCGGAGACGGGACCGGTGCCCCGCAGGCTCAGTCGGCGGCCCCCGGCGCGGGGGACGCGCGCGGACTGATCCGCGCGCCCCTGAGCCGGGGACGTGAGCTGGCCGCCTTCCTGCGCCTGCAGGTGCGGGAGGCCTCGGTGCGGCGGGAGGACCCAGTGCGCGTCGAGCTCGACCCGACAGTCCTGTGGTAG
- the metK gene encoding methionine adenosyltransferase — protein sequence MASNSLRLFTSESVTEGHPDKICDRVSDAILDAILAQDPNAHVAVETMATTGLVHVAGEVSTTAYVEIPDIVRNEIVSIGYTSSEVCFDGASCGVSISIGQQSPDIAAGVDKALEVRDDGAELDPLDFQGAGDQGLMFGYACTDTTELMPLPIHLAHRLSERLAHVRKRGIVDGLRPDGKTQVTIGYDGDTPVSLSGVVISTQHDPDRTRAWLTDAVTQEVIRPVLEAEEAKGLRLATADAEILVNPSGQFVIGGPAGDAGLTGRKVIVDTYGGMARHGGGAFSGKDPSKVDRSGAYAMRWVAKNVVAAGLADRCEVQVAYAIGAARPVGLYVETFGTEKAPVDRITAAISTVFDLRPAAIVRDLDLLRPIYRSTSAYGHFGRPGFTWESTDRAAALREAC from the coding sequence ATGGCATCGAACTCTCTACGTCTGTTCACCTCCGAGTCCGTCACCGAGGGGCACCCGGACAAGATCTGCGACCGTGTCTCGGACGCCATCCTGGACGCGATCCTCGCTCAGGACCCGAACGCGCACGTGGCCGTGGAGACCATGGCCACCACCGGCCTCGTGCACGTGGCCGGCGAGGTGAGCACCACCGCCTACGTGGAGATCCCCGACATCGTCCGCAACGAGATCGTCTCCATCGGTTACACCTCCTCCGAGGTGTGCTTCGACGGCGCCTCCTGCGGGGTGTCGATCTCCATCGGCCAGCAGTCCCCCGACATCGCCGCCGGCGTGGACAAGGCCCTGGAGGTGCGCGACGACGGCGCCGAGCTGGACCCGCTCGACTTCCAGGGCGCCGGGGACCAGGGACTCATGTTCGGCTACGCCTGCACGGATACCACCGAGCTCATGCCGCTGCCGATCCACCTGGCCCACCGCCTGTCCGAGCGGCTCGCGCACGTGCGCAAGCGGGGCATCGTCGACGGCCTGCGCCCCGACGGCAAGACTCAGGTCACCATCGGTTACGACGGCGACACCCCGGTCTCCCTGTCCGGGGTCGTCATCTCCACCCAGCATGACCCCGACCGGACCCGGGCCTGGCTCACCGACGCGGTCACGCAGGAGGTCATCCGTCCGGTGCTCGAGGCCGAGGAGGCCAAGGGTCTGAGACTGGCCACCGCGGATGCCGAGATCCTGGTCAATCCCTCCGGCCAGTTCGTGATCGGCGGCCCCGCAGGCGACGCGGGCCTGACCGGGCGCAAGGTCATCGTGGACACCTACGGGGGCATGGCCCGCCACGGCGGCGGCGCATTCTCCGGCAAGGACCCCTCCAAGGTCGACCGCTCCGGCGCGTACGCGATGCGCTGGGTCGCCAAGAATGTGGTCGCGGCCGGCCTGGCCGACCGCTGCGAGGTGCAGGTGGCCTACGCGATCGGCGCCGCCCGCCCCGTGGGCCTGTACGTGGAGACCTTCGGCACCGAGAAGGCACCGGTTGATCGGATCACCGCCGCCATCAGCACCGTCTTCGACCTGCGTCCCGCCGCGATCGTGCGCGATCTGGACCTGCTGCGTCCGATCTACCGGAGCACCAGCGCCTACGGGCACTTCGGCCGGCCGGGATTCACCTGGGAGTCCACAGACCGCGCCGCGGCCCTGCGCGAGGCTTGCTGA
- the coaBC gene encoding bifunctional phosphopantothenoylcysteine decarboxylase/phosphopantothenate--cysteine ligase CoaBC has product MVSTDTGGARDARAFRARRIVVGVSGSIAAYKAPSVIRLLRAAGHEVRTVPTAAALRFIGAPALAAVTGSPVQSGVFEDPAAVAHVDTGEWAELVLVAPASADLLARAAAGRADDLLTATLLTTTAPVAMAPAMHTQMWNHPATRENVATLRRRGVVVIEPDSGPLTGSGYGAGRLPAPERIVARALQLLDEAPAADFKDDLAGRHVVVSAGGTREPLDPVRFLGNRSSGRQGAAIARAAAARGARITLVSAHVDSLVLAELPKQITVVPVSTALELRDAVRSAAVDADAVVMAAAVADFRPAAVADFKLKKHPLAQAPEGQRQETPDGPVLALVENPDVLAGLVTDPPRADGGRALIVGFAAETGDADGDVLAHGAAKARRKGADLLAVNAVGTTKGFGDVPNTVVVLDADGREVGRASGAKQEVADALVDMIANRLPRRPAP; this is encoded by the coding sequence ATCGTGAGCACTGACACCGGCGGCGCCCGGGACGCACGCGCGTTCCGGGCGCGCCGCATCGTTGTGGGCGTATCCGGCTCCATCGCCGCCTATAAGGCGCCCTCGGTGATCCGCCTGCTGCGCGCGGCCGGCCACGAGGTGCGCACCGTGCCCACCGCCGCCGCCCTGCGCTTCATCGGCGCGCCGGCGCTGGCCGCCGTCACCGGCTCCCCGGTGCAGTCCGGGGTCTTCGAGGACCCCGCCGCCGTGGCGCATGTGGACACGGGGGAGTGGGCCGAGCTGGTGCTGGTGGCACCCGCCTCCGCGGACCTGCTGGCGCGCGCGGCCGCCGGCCGGGCGGATGACCTGCTCACCGCCACCCTGCTGACCACCACCGCCCCAGTGGCCATGGCACCGGCGATGCACACCCAGATGTGGAATCACCCCGCCACGCGCGAGAACGTGGCCACGCTGCGCCGCCGCGGCGTGGTGGTCATCGAACCCGATTCGGGCCCGCTGACCGGTTCCGGGTACGGGGCCGGGCGCCTGCCCGCGCCCGAGCGCATCGTCGCCCGCGCCCTGCAGCTGCTGGATGAGGCCCCCGCAGCCGACTTCAAGGACGACCTGGCCGGGCGTCACGTGGTGGTGTCCGCCGGCGGCACCAGGGAGCCGCTGGACCCAGTGCGCTTCCTCGGCAACCGCTCCTCGGGCCGGCAGGGGGCCGCCATCGCCCGCGCCGCCGCCGCGCGAGGCGCCCGCATCACCCTCGTGTCCGCGCATGTCGACTCCCTGGTGCTGGCCGAGCTGCCGAAGCAGATCACGGTGGTCCCCGTAAGCACCGCCCTCGAGCTGCGCGACGCCGTGCGCAGCGCCGCCGTCGACGCCGACGCGGTGGTCATGGCGGCCGCCGTCGCCGACTTCCGCCCTGCCGCCGTCGCCGACTTCAAGCTGAAGAAGCACCCGCTCGCCCAAGCGCCGGAGGGGCAGCGGCAGGAGACCCCCGACGGCCCCGTGCTCGCCCTGGTGGAGAACCCCGACGTGCTGGCGGGCCTGGTCACCGACCCGCCCCGGGCCGACGGCGGACGCGCGTTGATTGTCGGCTTCGCAGCCGAGACGGGCGATGCGGACGGCGACGTGCTGGCCCACGGTGCCGCCAAGGCCCGCCGCAAGGGCGCCGACCTGCTGGCGGTCAACGCCGTCGGCACCACGAAGGGCTTCGGTGATGTTCCCAACACGGTCGTCGTGCTCGACGCCGATGGCCGGGAGGTGGGGCGCGCCAGCGGCGCCAAGCAGGAGGTCGCAGATGCCCTGGTCGACATGATTGCGAACCGCCTGCCCCGCCGACCGGCCCCGTAG
- the rpoZ gene encoding DNA-directed RNA polymerase subunit omega codes for MLGTSADPEGITNPPIDDLLEKVDSKYGLVVEAAKRARQINSYTQQLEDNQFEYFGPLVEAEAEEKALSVALREVAEGKLQVIPGDEARARRAEAEEARRAAEADMFSDISLDAPLDFGGQDETDTATGLDDIQF; via the coding sequence ATGCTCGGAACCTCCGCCGACCCCGAGGGAATCACCAACCCTCCCATTGACGACCTTCTGGAGAAGGTCGACTCCAAGTACGGGCTCGTGGTGGAGGCCGCCAAGCGCGCCCGTCAGATCAACAGCTACACCCAGCAGCTGGAGGACAACCAGTTCGAGTACTTCGGCCCCCTGGTTGAGGCCGAGGCCGAGGAGAAGGCCCTGAGCGTCGCCCTGCGTGAGGTAGCCGAGGGCAAGCTGCAGGTCATCCCCGGCGATGAGGCCCGCGCCCGTCGTGCCGAGGCCGAGGAGGCCCGCCGCGCCGCTGAGGCAGACATGTTCTCCGACATCTCCCTGGACGCTCCACTGGACTTCGGCGGCCAGGATGAGACCGATACCGCCACCGGGCTGGATGACATCCAGTTCTGA
- the gmk gene encoding guanylate kinase, with product MTAVQVPPARLTVIAGPTAVGKGTLVTELRRRHPDLFVSVSATTRAPRPGERDGVHYHFVSDAEFDRLVLAGDMLEWALVHGTHRYGTPRIPVQEQLEAGRPALLEIDLDGARQVRAAMPEAQLVFIAPPSWEELVSRLLGRGTESEAERERRLATARIELAAADEFDRIIVNDSVARATDELEDVLGLKG from the coding sequence ATGACCGCAGTCCAGGTGCCTCCCGCCCGACTCACCGTGATCGCCGGGCCGACCGCCGTGGGGAAGGGCACACTCGTCACCGAGCTACGACGCCGCCACCCCGATCTGTTCGTGTCCGTCTCCGCGACTACCCGCGCGCCCCGTCCCGGTGAGCGTGACGGCGTCCACTACCACTTCGTGTCGGATGCGGAGTTCGACCGGCTCGTGCTCGCCGGGGACATGCTGGAGTGGGCCCTGGTGCACGGGACCCACCGCTATGGCACCCCCCGCATCCCGGTGCAGGAGCAGCTTGAGGCGGGCCGCCCCGCGCTGCTGGAGATCGACTTGGACGGCGCCCGCCAGGTGCGTGCCGCCATGCCGGAGGCACAGCTGGTCTTCATCGCGCCGCCGAGCTGGGAGGAGCTCGTCTCCCGGCTGCTCGGCCGCGGCACGGAGTCTGAGGCCGAACGTGAGCGGCGGCTGGCCACTGCCAGGATCGAGCTTGCTGCCGCCGACGAGTTCGACCGCATCATCGTCAATGACTCCGTGGCACGTGCCACGGATGAGTTGGAGGACGTACTCGGCCTAAAGGGATAG
- the mihF gene encoding integration host factor, actinobacterial type, with protein sequence MTIPELTPGQRAAALDKAAAARDRRARAKVELKRGTLTVSALLEAAQSDEALAKMRVLDLLRSLPRVGAVGARALAQEVGIAASRRVRGLGPRQRAELVRRFG encoded by the coding sequence ATGACGATCCCTGAACTGACGCCCGGACAACGGGCGGCCGCGCTTGACAAGGCCGCCGCTGCGCGGGACCGCCGCGCCCGAGCCAAGGTCGAGCTCAAACGCGGCACACTGACCGTCTCCGCGCTGCTGGAGGCCGCGCAGAGCGATGAGGCGCTGGCCAAGATGCGCGTGCTGGACCTGCTGCGGTCCCTGCCCCGCGTGGGAGCCGTGGGTGCGCGGGCGCTGGCCCAGGAGGTCGGTATCGCCGCCAGCAGGCGCGTGCGCGGGCTCGGGCCCCGCCAGCGCGCCGAGCTTGTGCGCCGTTTCGGCTGA
- the pyrF gene encoding orotidine-5'-phosphate decarboxylase: protein MSPVPAPAGRARRDVPPFGARLAAAMDANGPLCVGIDPHAALLDAWGLPDTPAGLREFSLRVVEALGGRVAAVKPQSAFFERHGSAGVAVLEETLAALRQAGTLAILDVKRGDIGSTMGGYAQAYLADDAPLAADAITLSPYLGFGSLTPALQAAAATGRGVFVLALTSNPEGAAVQHARTASGRAVAAEVVAGAAASNAAARAAGELGSVGLVVGATVGDAVRELDLDLLAAGGPLLAPGVGAQGAGAPELQAVFGPARANVLASTSRGVLKAGPTVKDLRAACGRAAAAAEAALRP, encoded by the coding sequence ATGAGCCCGGTGCCCGCCCCGGCAGGGCGCGCCCGGCGGGACGTCCCTCCCTTCGGTGCCAGACTGGCGGCCGCGATGGACGCCAACGGCCCGCTGTGCGTGGGCATCGACCCGCACGCGGCCCTGCTGGACGCCTGGGGCCTGCCGGACACTCCGGCCGGCCTGCGGGAGTTCTCCCTGCGGGTGGTTGAGGCGCTGGGCGGGCGGGTGGCGGCAGTCAAGCCGCAGTCCGCATTCTTCGAGCGGCACGGCTCGGCCGGCGTCGCCGTGCTGGAGGAGACGCTGGCGGCCCTGCGGCAGGCGGGCACGCTCGCCATCCTGGACGTCAAGCGCGGCGACATCGGCTCCACCATGGGCGGCTACGCCCAGGCCTACCTGGCCGACGACGCCCCGCTGGCGGCGGACGCCATCACCCTCTCGCCGTACCTGGGGTTCGGCTCGCTGACACCCGCGCTTCAAGCTGCCGCGGCGACCGGGCGGGGCGTGTTCGTGCTCGCGCTGACCTCCAACCCGGAGGGTGCGGCCGTGCAGCACGCCCGCACCGCCTCGGGGCGGGCGGTGGCCGCCGAGGTGGTCGCCGGCGCGGCCGCCTCCAACGCGGCCGCTCGTGCCGCCGGTGAGCTCGGCAGCGTGGGCCTGGTGGTCGGCGCCACCGTGGGTGACGCCGTGCGCGAGTTGGACCTGGACCTGCTGGCCGCGGGCGGCCCGTTGCTTGCGCCCGGCGTGGGAGCGCAGGGCGCCGGCGCGCCCGAGTTGCAGGCGGTCTTCGGACCCGCCCGCGCCAATGTGCTCGCCTCCACTTCCCGAGGCGTGCTGAAGGCCGGGCCCACCGTAAAGGACCTGCGGGCGGCCTGCGGGAGGGCAGCGGCCGCCGCCGAGGCCGCCCTGCGCCCCTGA